From a single Arachis hypogaea cultivar Tifrunner chromosome 3, arahy.Tifrunner.gnm2.J5K5, whole genome shotgun sequence genomic region:
- the LOC112789749 gene encoding beta-glucuronosyltransferase GlcAT14A codes for MRKNAGSYSGRMFSDRKWIIPFFATLLVSVSLILTAMLGAPSSAGRGDQLTRSEDSSGYFVESDLERSYNDNVVTKMEAPRFAYLISGTKGDSQRMLRTLEAVYHPRNQYILHLDLEALPRERMELANAVKADPMFREVENVRVMSQSNLVTYKGPTMIACTLQAIAILLKESSGWDWFINLSASDYPLMTQDDLLHVFSNLSRDLNFIEHTRLAGWKLNQRAKPIIYDPALYLSRKSDLAWTTQRRTLPTSFSLFTGSAWVVLTRSFVEYCIWGWDNLPRTMLMYYANFVSSPEGYFHTVICNNEEFRHTAVSHDLHYIAWDNPPKQHPRSLTMKDFDKMVTSNAPFARKFPKDDPVLDKIDKELLSRTHRFPPGAWCVGSSDGEADPCSIRGNDTVFRPGPGAERLWELLQILVSEENKSKRCL; via the exons ATGAGGAAAAATGCTGGTTCTTATTCAGGAAGGATGTTTAGTGACAGGAAATGGATTATACCCTTTTTCGCAACTTTACTGGTTTCTGTGAGTCTGATCCTGACTGCTATGCTGGGGGCACCGAGTTCTGCTGGCAGGGGAGATCAGCTCACAAGATCGGAGGATTCGAGTGGATATTTTGTGGAATCAGATTTGGAAAGGTCTTATAATGATAATGTGGTTACGAAAATGGAGGCACCTAGGTTTGCATATCTTATTTCAGGAACCAAGGGTGATAGCCAAAGGATGTTGAGAACATTAGAGGCAGTGTACCACCCAAGGAACCAGTACATCTTGCATTTAGATCTTGAGGCTCTGCCCCGTGAAAGGATGGAACTGGCAAATGCAGTGAAAGCAGATCCAATGTTtcgggaagtggagaatgtgcgtgtTATGTCCCAATCCAATTTGGTGACTTATAAGGGTCCAACAATGATTGCTTGTACCCTCCAAGCGATTGCCATATTATTGAAAGAGAGTTCCGGGTGGGACTGGTTTATAAACCTCAGTGCATCAGATTATCCTCTTATGACACAGGATG ATTTGCTGCATGTTTTCTCTAATCTATCAAGAGATCTCAATTTCATCGAACACACTCGCCTTGCTGGTTGGAAACT GAATCAAAGAGCAAAACCAATCATCTATGATCCTGCGCTTTATTTATCAAGGAAATCTGATTTAGCATGGACTACTCAGCGAAGAACACTTCCCacatctttttcccttttcactg GTTCAGCTTGGGTTGTACTGACCCGGTCCTTCGTGGAGTACTGCATATGGGGATGGGATAACTTACCTCGCACGATGCTTATGTATTATGCAAATTTTGTGTCCTCGCCGGAGGGATATTTTCATACTGTCATCTGTAACAATGAAGAATTCCGGCATACAGCAGTAAGCCATGATCTTCATTACATTGCTTGGGACAATCCCCCGAAGCAGCATCCCCGCTCATTAACTATGAAAGACTTCGATAAAATGGTAACAAGTAATGCCCCCTTTGCCCGAAAGTTTCCAAAGGATGATCCCGTTCTAGACAAGATCGACAAAGAACTTCTGAGCCGCACACATAGATTTCCGCCCGGGGCATGGTGTGTTGGGAGCTCAGATGGTGAGGCAGACCCTTGTTCTATACGTGGTAACGATACGGTGTTTAGGCCAGGCCCCGGTGCTGAAAGGTTATGGGAGCTGCTTCAAATACTGGTTTctgaagaaaataaaagcaagcgGTGTTTGTGA
- the LOC112789750 gene encoding uncharacterized protein: MDDIFDSSLNLEETHHKEGYNQGYSEGLATGKEEARQVGLKVGFEVGEELGFYKGCIDLWVSAIRADHTVFSSRAQAGIRQMEELLQRYPMMDPEDQHVQEIMDELRRKFKMVCSSLHIKKIEYDGYPKAAASDASSLEF; this comes from the coding sequence ATGGATGACATATTCGATTCTTCGCTGAACTTGGAGGAGACCCACCACAAGGAAGGATACAACCAAGGCTATTCTGAAGGTCTTGCTACTGGCAAGGAAGAGGCCAGGCAGGTGGGCCTCAAGGTAGGCTTCGAGGTCGGTGAGGAGTTGGGCTTCTACAAGGGCTGCATTGACCTCTGGGTCTCTGCTATCCGGGCTGACCACACGGTGTTCTCTTCTCGGGCCCAAGCAGGTATCAGGCAGATGGAAGAGCTGCTCCAGAGGTACCCCATGATGGACCCGGAGGACCAGCACGTGCAGGAGATCATGGATGAGCTGAGGCGCAAGTTCAAGATGGTGTGTTCTTCGCTGCACATCAAGAAGATTGAGTATGATGGGTACCCGAAAGCAGCTGCTTCCGACGCCAGCAGTCTTGAGTTTTAA